One region of Emys orbicularis isolate rEmyOrb1 chromosome 4, rEmyOrb1.hap1, whole genome shotgun sequence genomic DNA includes:
- the PRPF19 gene encoding pre-mRNA-processing factor 19 isoform X1, which translates to MLDLCLFAVSNEVPEHPCVSPVSNHVYERRLIEKYIAENGTDPVNNQPLSEEQLIDIKVAHPIRPKPPSATSIPAILKALQDEWDAVMLHSFTLRQQLQTTRQELSHALYQHDAACRVIARLTKEVTAAREALATLKPQAGLIVPQAVPSSQPNITGAGEPMDLGELAGMTPEIIQKLQDKATVLTTERKKRGKTVPEELVKPEELSKYRQVASHVGLHSASIPGILALDLCPSDTNKILTGGADKNVIVFDKSSEQILATLKGHAKKVTSVVFHPSQELVFSASPDATIRIWSVPSATCVQVVRAHESAVTGLSLHATGDYLLSSSDDQYWAFSDIQTGRVLTKVTDETSGCALTCAQFHPDGLIFGTGTMDSQIKIWDLKERTNVANFPGHSGPITSIAFSENGYYLATAADDSSVKLWDLRKLKNFKTLQLDNNFEVKSLIFDQSGTYLALGGTDVQIYICKQWTEILHFTEHSGLTTGVAFGHHAKFIASTGMDRSLKFYSL; encoded by the exons ATGCTCGA TCTCTGTCTCTTTGCAGTCTCAAATGAGGTGCCAGAGCACCCCTGCGTGTCTCCGGTCTCAAACCACGTCTATGAGCGAAGACTGATTGAAAAGTACATCGCGGAGAATGGGACTGACCCAGTGAACAACCAGCCGCTGTCTGAAGAGCAACTGATCGACATCAAAG TTGCCCACCCAATCCGGCCCAAGCCACCCTCGGCCACCAGCATCCCGGCCATTCTGAAAGCCCTTCAGGATGAGTGG GACGCCGTCATGCTGCACAGCTTCACGCTCCGCCAGCAGCTGCAGACCACCCGCCAGGAGCTGTCGCATGCACTGTACCAGCATGATGCTGCCTGCCGCGTCATCGCCCGTCTCACCAAAGAGGTCACCGCTGCCAGAGAAG CGTTGGCGACTCTGAAACCCCAGGCTGGCCTTATAGTCCCCCAGGCTGTGCCGTCTTCCCAGCCCAACATCACG GGTGCTGGCGAGCCGATGGATCTGGGAGAGCTGGCAGGCATGACCCCCGAGATCATCCAGAAG CTTCAAGACAAAGCCACGGTGCTGACCACGGAGCGTAAGAAG AGAGGCAAGACGGTTCCAGAGGAGCTGGTGAAGCCAGAGGAGCTCAGCAAGTATCGACAGGTGGCCTCACATGTG GGCTTGCACAGCGCCAGCATCCCAGGGATCCTCGCTCTGGACCTCTGTCCTTCCGACACCAACAAGATCCTCACCG GCGGGGCGGATAAAAATGTCATTGTCTTTGACAAGAGCTCGGAGCAGATCCTGGCGACTCTCAAAGGGCACGCCAAGAAGGTCACCAGTGTAGTGTTCCATCCGTCCCAG GAGCTGGTGTTCTCTGCTTCTCCTGATGCCACTATCCGGATCTGGTCGGTCCCAAGCGCCACTTGCGTGCAGGTTGTCAGGGCCCATGAGAGCGCCGTGACAGGGCTGAGTTTGCATGCCACCGGCGACTATCTCCTGAGCTCCTCTGATGACCAG TATTGGGCTTTCTCTGATATCCAGACGGGCCGGGTGCTCACCAAGGTCACAGATGAGACCTCTGGCTGCG cTCTCACCTGTGCTCAGTTCCACCCTGATGGGCTCATTTTTGGGACGGGGACTATGGACTCTCAAATCAAGATCTGGGACTTGAAG gaACGCACCAATGTGGCCAACTTCCCAGGGCACTCCGGTCCCATCACCAGCATTGCATTCTCAGAGAACGGCTACTACCTGGCCACGGCCGCTGACGACTCCTCTGTCAAACTCTGGGATCTGCGCAAGCTCAAGAACTTCAAGACGCTGCAGCTGGACAATAACTTTGAG GTGAAGTCCCTCATATTTGACCAGAGCGGTACATACTTGGCCCTGGGCGGCACGGACGTCCAGATCTacatctgcaagcagtggacGGAAATCCTCCACTTCACAG AGCACAGTGGCCTGACTACGGGTGTGGCCTTTGGCCACCATGCTAAATTCATCGCTTCCACGGGCATGGACAGGAGCCTGAAGTTCTACAGTCTGTAG
- the PRPF19 gene encoding pre-mRNA-processing factor 19 isoform X2, translating to MSLICSISNEVPEHPCVSPVSNHVYERRLIEKYIAENGTDPVNNQPLSEEQLIDIKVAHPIRPKPPSATSIPAILKALQDEWDAVMLHSFTLRQQLQTTRQELSHALYQHDAACRVIARLTKEVTAAREALATLKPQAGLIVPQAVPSSQPNITGAGEPMDLGELAGMTPEIIQKLQDKATVLTTERKKRGKTVPEELVKPEELSKYRQVASHVGLHSASIPGILALDLCPSDTNKILTGGADKNVIVFDKSSEQILATLKGHAKKVTSVVFHPSQELVFSASPDATIRIWSVPSATCVQVVRAHESAVTGLSLHATGDYLLSSSDDQYWAFSDIQTGRVLTKVTDETSGCALTCAQFHPDGLIFGTGTMDSQIKIWDLKERTNVANFPGHSGPITSIAFSENGYYLATAADDSSVKLWDLRKLKNFKTLQLDNNFEVKSLIFDQSGTYLALGGTDVQIYICKQWTEILHFTEHSGLTTGVAFGHHAKFIASTGMDRSLKFYSL from the exons ATGTCCCTCATATGCTCGA TCTCAAATGAGGTGCCAGAGCACCCCTGCGTGTCTCCGGTCTCAAACCACGTCTATGAGCGAAGACTGATTGAAAAGTACATCGCGGAGAATGGGACTGACCCAGTGAACAACCAGCCGCTGTCTGAAGAGCAACTGATCGACATCAAAG TTGCCCACCCAATCCGGCCCAAGCCACCCTCGGCCACCAGCATCCCGGCCATTCTGAAAGCCCTTCAGGATGAGTGG GACGCCGTCATGCTGCACAGCTTCACGCTCCGCCAGCAGCTGCAGACCACCCGCCAGGAGCTGTCGCATGCACTGTACCAGCATGATGCTGCCTGCCGCGTCATCGCCCGTCTCACCAAAGAGGTCACCGCTGCCAGAGAAG CGTTGGCGACTCTGAAACCCCAGGCTGGCCTTATAGTCCCCCAGGCTGTGCCGTCTTCCCAGCCCAACATCACG GGTGCTGGCGAGCCGATGGATCTGGGAGAGCTGGCAGGCATGACCCCCGAGATCATCCAGAAG CTTCAAGACAAAGCCACGGTGCTGACCACGGAGCGTAAGAAG AGAGGCAAGACGGTTCCAGAGGAGCTGGTGAAGCCAGAGGAGCTCAGCAAGTATCGACAGGTGGCCTCACATGTG GGCTTGCACAGCGCCAGCATCCCAGGGATCCTCGCTCTGGACCTCTGTCCTTCCGACACCAACAAGATCCTCACCG GCGGGGCGGATAAAAATGTCATTGTCTTTGACAAGAGCTCGGAGCAGATCCTGGCGACTCTCAAAGGGCACGCCAAGAAGGTCACCAGTGTAGTGTTCCATCCGTCCCAG GAGCTGGTGTTCTCTGCTTCTCCTGATGCCACTATCCGGATCTGGTCGGTCCCAAGCGCCACTTGCGTGCAGGTTGTCAGGGCCCATGAGAGCGCCGTGACAGGGCTGAGTTTGCATGCCACCGGCGACTATCTCCTGAGCTCCTCTGATGACCAG TATTGGGCTTTCTCTGATATCCAGACGGGCCGGGTGCTCACCAAGGTCACAGATGAGACCTCTGGCTGCG cTCTCACCTGTGCTCAGTTCCACCCTGATGGGCTCATTTTTGGGACGGGGACTATGGACTCTCAAATCAAGATCTGGGACTTGAAG gaACGCACCAATGTGGCCAACTTCCCAGGGCACTCCGGTCCCATCACCAGCATTGCATTCTCAGAGAACGGCTACTACCTGGCCACGGCCGCTGACGACTCCTCTGTCAAACTCTGGGATCTGCGCAAGCTCAAGAACTTCAAGACGCTGCAGCTGGACAATAACTTTGAG GTGAAGTCCCTCATATTTGACCAGAGCGGTACATACTTGGCCCTGGGCGGCACGGACGTCCAGATCTacatctgcaagcagtggacGGAAATCCTCCACTTCACAG AGCACAGTGGCCTGACTACGGGTGTGGCCTTTGGCCACCATGCTAAATTCATCGCTTCCACGGGCATGGACAGGAGCCTGAAGTTCTACAGTCTGTAG